A window of the Dongshaea marina genome harbors these coding sequences:
- a CDS encoding HlyD family type I secretion periplasmic adaptor subunit, which yields MIPSNKKKIPAQEQEFLNDLSAVNLSKPIRGARIMLWFTLILVASFIIWALWAKIDEVAVAQGTVIPSKQLQVVQNLEGGILKEIYVREGQKVKIGERLLLIDDTRFKSDLRGRFQEIIGLEADIARLQAAVTSVIVNPSKSLSWREQVRVNFNQPRFTKELWKDHPVEVSQQESLLQEQLKNLSADLEIMGYQIEQEEQLAKELEATIRTQTENIKLAQEELSLSAPLVKEGLVPRVEFLKMKRDLNNLQGELVNKRLEIPKLKASLGEKILKRRNVALSFRSDAYEELNQKRAELKKLKETQVGLKDRVERTMVLSPVNGTIQKVEVNTVGGVIQPGMDLINIVPDEDSLLIEAKISPRDIAFLRPKLKAIVKFSAYDFTIYGGLPGEVEHISPDSFQDEKGNPYFLVRVRTSVNFLGTPEHPLPIIPGMQATVDIMTGKKRVIDYLLKPILRAKYNALRER from the coding sequence GTGATCCCGTCAAACAAAAAAAAGATCCCTGCCCAGGAGCAGGAGTTTTTAAACGACCTCTCTGCCGTTAATCTTTCCAAGCCAATCCGTGGTGCCCGGATCATGCTGTGGTTCACCCTGATCCTGGTCGCATCTTTTATTATCTGGGCGCTGTGGGCCAAGATTGATGAGGTGGCAGTGGCTCAGGGTACCGTGATCCCATCCAAACAGCTGCAGGTGGTACAAAACCTGGAGGGAGGGATCCTCAAAGAGATCTATGTACGTGAAGGACAAAAGGTCAAGATAGGTGAAAGGCTGCTGCTGATAGATGATACCCGTTTCAAATCGGATCTCAGGGGACGCTTTCAGGAGATCATTGGCCTTGAAGCAGATATCGCACGTTTGCAGGCAGCGGTGACCAGTGTCATCGTCAACCCATCCAAGTCTCTTAGTTGGAGAGAGCAGGTCCGGGTCAACTTCAATCAGCCACGCTTTACCAAGGAGCTGTGGAAAGATCATCCGGTGGAAGTTTCTCAACAGGAATCTCTACTTCAGGAGCAGCTCAAAAACCTAAGCGCCGATCTTGAGATCATGGGCTACCAGATTGAGCAGGAGGAGCAACTGGCCAAAGAGCTGGAGGCGACCATCCGCACCCAGACCGAAAATATCAAACTGGCCCAGGAGGAACTCTCATTGTCAGCACCTCTGGTCAAAGAGGGGCTGGTGCCTCGGGTTGAATTCCTCAAGATGAAGCGAGATCTCAACAATCTGCAGGGTGAGCTGGTCAACAAGCGCCTGGAGATCCCCAAACTCAAGGCCAGCCTCGGGGAGAAGATCCTCAAACGGCGCAATGTTGCCCTGAGTTTTCGCTCTGATGCCTACGAAGAGCTCAATCAAAAGCGTGCTGAGCTGAAGAAACTCAAAGAGACCCAGGTTGGCTTAAAAGACAGGGTTGAGCGCACCATGGTGCTTTCTCCCGTCAACGGCACAATCCAAAAAGTTGAGGTCAATACCGTGGGGGGTGTCATTCAGCCTGGGATGGATCTCATCAATATCGTACCGGATGAAGACTCGCTGCTGATCGAGGCCAAGATCTCTCCCCGGGATATCGCCTTCCTTCGCCCCAAACTCAAGGCGATCGTCAAATTCTCAGCCTATGACTTTACTATCTATGGCGGTCTTCCGGGTGAGGTGGAGCACATCAGTCCCGACTCATTCCAGGATGAGAAAGGCAACCCCTATTTTCTGGTTCGGGTGCGAACCAGTGTTAACTTCCTTGGCACACCCGAACATCCTCTGCCGATCATACCTGGGATGCAGGCCACAGTGGATATCATGACCGGCAAGAAGCGAGTGATCGATTACCTGCTAAAACCGATACTCAGAGCCAAATACAATGCATTGCGTGAACGCTAG
- a CDS encoding substrate-binding periplasmic protein encodes MRLFALLISILFSQLLSAKPCELMVRVSQESKPFYWQVDGKWQGISVDQITAILHEIGCQPKFRVIPWKRALMEMEMGHVHLMTNLSLTDERKQYMYFIGPHLPEIMALIVRKDSDYRIHSMQDLKKLPAKVEIIRGASMVGSLMNY; translated from the coding sequence ATGCGGCTCTTTGCGTTACTGATCAGCATACTGTTTAGCCAGCTCTTGTCGGCAAAGCCATGTGAATTGATGGTCCGGGTCAGCCAGGAATCAAAGCCTTTTTACTGGCAGGTGGACGGAAAATGGCAGGGGATCTCGGTCGATCAAATCACAGCAATACTCCATGAAATCGGTTGTCAGCCCAAGTTCAGAGTCATCCCCTGGAAAAGAGCCCTCATGGAGATGGAGATGGGTCATGTCCACCTGATGACGAACCTCTCACTGACAGATGAGCGCAAGCAATATATGTACTTCATAGGCCCCCACTTGCCAGAGATTATGGCGCTGATCGTACGAAAAGATAGCGACTACCGAATCCACTCCATGCAGGATCTGAAAAAGCTCCCCGCAAAAGTTGAAATCATCCGAGGGGCTTCTATGGTCGGGAGTTTAATGAATTATTAG
- a CDS encoding type I secretion system permease/ATPase: MHEHQESRNVVDPLLECLWWISRRFGAVCSRESLLAGLPLPEGRLTASYFPQAAIRAGLSSRVFDKKLTDLDPEQLPCILLLGKQTACVLMELDLQKQQARVMMPSKNSGEIWIELSELEKDYQGNLFFLKQEFRYDQRSPDLKLSKHGHWFWSVIFRSIPIYADVLYASLLINIFAIAAPLFTMNVYDKIVPNLAFESLWVLAIGAAVIFLFDFVIRQLRSYFIDVAAKKSDVILSAEIFSKVMRTRLESRPISTGAFVRHLQEFESIREFFTSATITSLVDFPFALLFLFVIWLFAGSMVLIPITGIAILIIYSFLIQAPLQRSVEEGSRLASQKHANLVESVSGIETVKLLGAEGVFQFRWEQAVNHMANWGTKTRKITTSVSATASYMQQMITVSLIVYGVYLLANGELSMGGIIASVMLGSRAIGPMVQLSVLSTRYNQAKSALKILSQIMELPEERESSDKVTNPIIKGNVEFTDVSFVYPGSDAKSVNHLNLSIRAGEKIGIIGRIGAGKSSLMRLLSGLYQPTEGSIYLDGIDIQQFPESFLRRNVGCMPQDITLFFGSIRDNICLGQPWIDDETIQRTAIRSGVAEFAMRDPNGLERQVGEGGRNLSGGQKQTIGLARALLHDPPVLILDEPTSDMDFRSEIQVRESLKKLNSKQTMLLITHRSSMLELVDRILVFDNGRLVADGPKEEVMQQLSEGKVRAPMQGDSQ, encoded by the coding sequence ATGCATGAACATCAAGAGTCCCGAAACGTTGTCGACCCGCTACTCGAGTGCTTGTGGTGGATAAGCCGTCGCTTTGGTGCTGTTTGCAGCCGCGAATCGCTGCTCGCTGGCCTGCCTCTTCCTGAAGGAAGACTCACCGCTAGTTATTTTCCCCAGGCCGCTATTCGGGCCGGCCTCAGCTCGCGAGTCTTTGATAAAAAACTAACCGATCTTGATCCGGAGCAACTTCCCTGTATTTTACTGCTCGGCAAGCAGACCGCCTGTGTACTGATGGAGCTTGATCTTCAAAAACAACAAGCCCGGGTGATGATGCCCAGTAAGAACTCGGGAGAGATCTGGATCGAACTTAGCGAGCTGGAGAAGGATTACCAGGGAAACCTGTTTTTTCTCAAGCAGGAGTTTCGTTATGATCAACGCTCCCCTGATCTCAAGCTCTCAAAACATGGTCACTGGTTTTGGAGCGTGATTTTCCGTTCTATCCCCATCTATGCTGATGTTCTCTATGCCTCATTGCTGATCAATATTTTTGCCATCGCAGCGCCACTGTTTACCATGAACGTCTATGACAAGATAGTTCCCAACCTTGCATTTGAATCGCTGTGGGTGCTGGCGATCGGGGCGGCTGTGATCTTCCTGTTTGACTTTGTGATCCGCCAGCTTCGAAGCTACTTTATCGATGTCGCAGCCAAAAAATCCGATGTCATCCTCTCTGCCGAGATCTTTTCCAAGGTGATGCGTACCCGGCTGGAGTCTCGCCCCATCTCGACCGGGGCCTTCGTCCGCCATCTCCAGGAGTTCGAGTCGATTCGTGAGTTTTTCACCTCAGCAACCATCACCTCTCTGGTGGATTTTCCCTTTGCCCTGCTATTCCTGTTCGTGATCTGGCTGTTTGCCGGTAGCATGGTGTTGATCCCGATCACTGGAATCGCAATTCTCATCATCTACAGCTTCCTGATCCAGGCGCCTCTACAGCGCAGTGTTGAAGAGGGAAGTCGTCTCGCATCACAAAAGCATGCCAACCTGGTGGAGAGCGTCTCAGGAATTGAAACCGTTAAGCTGTTGGGCGCCGAAGGTGTCTTCCAGTTTCGCTGGGAGCAGGCCGTCAACCATATGGCTAACTGGGGCACCAAGACGCGTAAGATCACCACCTCGGTCAGTGCCACCGCCAGCTATATGCAGCAAATGATTACTGTCTCCTTGATTGTCTATGGCGTTTATCTGCTGGCCAATGGTGAGTTGAGCATGGGGGGGATCATCGCCTCTGTGATGCTGGGCTCACGGGCGATCGGCCCCATGGTTCAGCTATCGGTTCTCTCCACCCGTTATAACCAGGCCAAGTCGGCTCTGAAGATCCTCAGTCAAATCATGGAACTTCCCGAGGAGCGCGAATCCTCTGACAAGGTGACCAACCCCATCATCAAGGGCAATGTGGAGTTCACCGACGTATCCTTTGTCTACCCCGGAAGCGATGCCAAATCGGTCAACCACCTCAACCTTTCGATCCGTGCAGGTGAAAAAATTGGCATTATCGGACGGATCGGTGCAGGTAAAAGCTCACTGATGCGTCTGTTAAGTGGACTCTATCAGCCTACTGAGGGCTCCATCTATCTCGATGGGATCGATATCCAACAGTTTCCTGAGAGCTTCCTGCGGCGTAATGTTGGTTGCATGCCCCAGGATATCACCCTGTTTTTCGGCTCAATTCGTGACAATATCTGCCTGGGACAACCTTGGATCGATGATGAAACCATTCAAAGAACCGCCATTCGCTCCGGAGTTGCCGAGTTTGCCATGCGCGATCCAAACGGACTGGAGCGACAGGTTGGAGAGGGAGGACGCAACCTGTCCGGAGGCCAGAAGCAGACCATCGGCCTAGCCCGAGCGCTGCTTCATGATCCACCGGTTCTGATTTTAGACGAGCCAACTTCGGATATGGATTTTCGAAGTGAGATCCAGGTCAGAGAGTCATTGAAGAAACTCAACTCCAAACAGACCATGTTGCTGATCACCCACCGCTCCTCCATGCTGGAGCTGGTTGATCGCATTCTGGTTTTTGATAACGGGCGGTTGGTTGCAGATGGTCCCAAAGAGGAGGTCATGCAACAGCTAAGTGAGGGTAAAGTGCGAGCGCCGATGCAAGGAGACTCTCAGTGA
- a CDS encoding bifunctional diguanylate cyclase/phosphodiesterase, with protein sequence MTLNKKLLIITSVILLLLLAIGFFVQCKMLQFEHQQQQRVLLNKSTQFIKVALIPYIEIGDTQGIEGTLDVIFDGKYHQKIEITTFPLDEIFTRTSRLTSSQAPAWFTGLGLFPQLTSQASVMVHSEAFGDFEVGRVELTNNPASAYNELWGEVSKLFILYLTTFIVCVVLFFIIYNLNFRSLIRLRDSAIRCQKSNDGSNIELPKESDLKPIAQTINALSTQLKVYLDGKSKQIEDLYKMAYEDSTSGLGNRDYFISQVKEWIAEDGVGGMMIISIDILDEIYQKDGFMARDQFLKSIGETLQLQLKPYDRHEVARFSDTEFAILIPGVNQQELLNIAENLNGNISNILVNPLSAPRIISTIGAAMRTDQESLPELLSTADQALLKARMDHLEIYIKEDKSQEQLGRFEWKRIIETAINQQQIHFYIQPVFAIDQKTRLHTELFSYIDDGQKTYSAGEFMPAVEQFRLGDKLDQHILEHLIPLLESHPEMNFALNWSRTAITNEKFCAWIIQTLIQNKGLAKRLCFEIQESVLLKASDRIQNTLEELRAHGYMWGIDQFGRHLHATDYLKRLHPDYVKIDHTFTKMLVKDINDTTCLSAICDIAHGAGARAIVTQIESQAVLDSLKGLPIDGYQGYINPPHPLK encoded by the coding sequence ATGACACTTAATAAGAAGCTACTGATCATTACCTCTGTGATCCTGCTGCTGCTGCTGGCCATCGGATTTTTTGTCCAATGCAAAATGTTGCAGTTCGAGCATCAGCAGCAACAACGAGTGTTGCTCAATAAGAGTACCCAATTTATTAAGGTCGCTCTGATCCCCTATATTGAGATTGGCGATACCCAGGGGATTGAGGGAACACTGGATGTGATCTTTGATGGCAAATACCATCAGAAGATAGAGATCACCACCTTCCCTCTGGATGAGATCTTTACCCGAACCAGCCGGCTCACCAGCTCACAGGCCCCGGCATGGTTCACCGGGCTAGGCTTGTTCCCACAGCTTACGAGTCAAGCCAGTGTCATGGTTCACTCCGAGGCCTTTGGTGATTTTGAGGTGGGCCGTGTCGAACTCACCAACAATCCTGCTTCAGCCTATAATGAGCTCTGGGGCGAGGTCTCCAAGCTGTTTATTCTGTATCTGACCACATTTATTGTCTGTGTTGTGCTGTTTTTTATCATCTATAACCTTAACTTCCGCTCCCTCATCCGCCTGAGAGACAGTGCTATCCGCTGTCAGAAAAGTAATGATGGCTCCAATATTGAGCTCCCTAAGGAGTCTGATCTCAAACCTATTGCCCAAACCATCAATGCATTAAGCACTCAGCTCAAGGTGTATCTGGATGGCAAGTCCAAGCAGATCGAAGATCTCTACAAGATGGCTTATGAAGACAGCACCTCTGGCCTTGGCAACCGCGACTACTTTATCAGTCAGGTCAAGGAGTGGATCGCCGAGGATGGTGTGGGTGGCATGATGATCATCTCCATCGATATTCTGGATGAGATCTATCAAAAAGATGGCTTCATGGCCCGGGATCAGTTCCTCAAATCAATTGGTGAGACACTTCAGCTGCAACTCAAACCCTATGATCGCCATGAGGTGGCTCGCTTCTCGGATACCGAGTTTGCCATCTTGATCCCGGGGGTGAATCAACAGGAGCTGCTCAATATAGCCGAAAATCTTAACGGGAATATCTCCAACATCTTGGTCAATCCCCTGAGTGCTCCCCGGATTATATCCACCATAGGTGCCGCGATGCGCACCGATCAGGAGTCTCTTCCTGAGCTTCTGAGCACAGCCGATCAGGCCCTGCTCAAGGCACGGATGGATCACCTGGAGATCTACATCAAGGAAGACAAGTCACAGGAGCAGCTCGGGCGCTTTGAGTGGAAGAGGATCATTGAGACGGCGATAAACCAGCAACAGATCCACTTCTATATTCAGCCGGTGTTCGCCATCGATCAGAAAACCCGGCTGCATACTGAGCTATTTAGCTACATCGATGATGGTCAGAAAACCTATAGCGCTGGTGAATTCATGCCCGCGGTGGAGCAGTTCCGCCTCGGAGATAAGCTGGATCAGCATATTCTTGAACATCTGATCCCGCTTTTAGAAAGCCACCCCGAGATGAATTTTGCACTCAACTGGTCACGGACCGCGATTACCAATGAAAAATTCTGTGCCTGGATCATCCAAACCCTGATTCAGAACAAGGGGTTAGCAAAACGCTTGTGCTTCGAGATCCAGGAGTCGGTACTACTCAAGGCATCGGATAGGATCCAAAATACTCTTGAGGAGCTCAGAGCCCATGGCTACATGTGGGGAATCGATCAATTTGGTCGCCACCTTCATGCCACCGACTACCTGAAGCGACTCCATCCGGACTATGTGAAGATAGACCATACCTTCACCAAGATGCTGGTCAAGGATATCAATGATACCACCTGCCTCTCCGCCATCTGCGATATCGCCCATGGGGCTGGAGCCAGAGCCATTGTGACTCAGATTGAGAGCCAGGCTGTGCTTGATAGCCTCAAAGGCTTGCCCATCGATGGCTACCAGGGGTATATCAACCCACCCCACCCTTTAAAATAG
- a CDS encoding type 2 periplasmic-binding domain-containing protein, whose protein sequence is MKKRISGYIEELISFNFERRSDLRLKEFKAHPFYINQDSVYFGASKKAVDDALLKKLQAAFTLLKQRGELQRIAKKYQ, encoded by the coding sequence ATGAAAAAGAGGATCTCTGGCTATATTGAGGAGCTTATCTCATTTAACTTCGAGCGCAGAAGCGATCTACGCTTAAAAGAGTTTAAGGCTCACCCATTTTACATCAATCAGGACTCTGTCTATTTCGGCGCTTCAAAAAAAGCAGTTGATGACGCGCTACTTAAAAAGTTACAGGCCGCATTTACTCTCCTGAAACAGCGGGGAGAACTCCAGAGGATTGCAAAAAAATATCAATAG
- a CDS encoding IS982 family transposase, with product MINLEAIFVDVDDFCQVFLPAWQKQQISLGVKQRNRPSRLAVSEVMTIVIAFHRLGFRDFKSYYLQFVCKYWKSEFPGLVSYTRMLKLMQTTLVPLCSYLTHRQAKPTGIAFVDSTKLQVCHNLRIPRHQVFQGAAKRGKGTMGWFYGFKLHLIINDQGGVISVKLTPANVDDRTPLPEMCEQLWGSLYGDKGYISGPLAEELADQGVTLITSIRKNMKPKLMRLWDKLMLRKRFIIETVFDQLKNISQIEHSRHRSCISFMVNLLAGLIAYTFQEKKPSIRMSRLEKEALMQI from the coding sequence ATGATCAATTTAGAAGCTATTTTCGTTGATGTCGATGATTTCTGTCAGGTCTTTCTACCCGCTTGGCAAAAACAGCAGATCTCCTTAGGTGTGAAGCAGCGGAACAGACCCTCTCGCCTGGCTGTCAGTGAAGTGATGACCATCGTCATCGCATTCCATCGCTTGGGATTCCGAGACTTTAAATCCTATTATCTTCAGTTCGTATGTAAGTACTGGAAAAGCGAGTTCCCCGGCCTGGTGAGTTACACCCGGATGTTGAAATTGATGCAAACGACCCTTGTCCCTTTGTGCTCCTATCTCACCCACAGACAAGCAAAACCTACTGGGATTGCATTCGTCGACTCAACAAAACTTCAGGTTTGCCATAACCTTCGCATCCCTCGACATCAAGTATTTCAAGGTGCTGCCAAGCGTGGCAAAGGAACCATGGGGTGGTTTTATGGATTTAAATTGCACCTTATCATCAATGATCAAGGTGGTGTTATCTCGGTCAAATTAACCCCAGCCAATGTTGATGACAGAACTCCTCTTCCTGAAATGTGCGAGCAGCTCTGGGGTTCACTCTATGGAGATAAAGGCTATATTTCAGGACCACTTGCAGAAGAGCTGGCAGACCAAGGGGTCACATTAATTACCAGCATCAGGAAGAATATGAAACCAAAGTTGATGCGGCTATGGGATAAGCTGATGCTCCGCAAACGCTTCATCATTGAAACCGTCTTTGATCAGCTGAAGAACATCTCTCAGATAGAACACTCACGGCATCGTAGCTGCATCAGCTTTATGGTGAATCTCCTTGCTGGCCTCATTGCATATACCTTCCAGGAAAAGAAGCCGAGCATCCGAATGTCTCGGCTTGAAAAGGAAGCGCTTATGCAGATCTGA
- a CDS encoding FUSC family protein, producing MNLFSDLRKELAGWFNLSELLLMLITTLPCLAMFWISGDHIWLKLGLVSIPLYIVQAKLRWGIFPLLGHWLLILTGFTLLYFTQDTSWRFALLCACLGACSIGLGVFGQKLRSLGSWILIPSLYLACDLYDAAHPQLMLKNYMAMLPKLPVTLIGPVLVLIYEYLKSMGQKTDCYPLLWMNKGAFGSAEHSLGWTVAGIFIAIFVTALSVKLLGINHGQWVIWSSVSVSTGELESMHRKLRHRSLGAIIGLALGIGWMFLIPQHSQINGLAAMLIPLTLVIRSYPVSFTSRCMLIAIAAGTLSQSETIATLRMLNVMAGGIIGVLCAYLMMQLSHYYQAYRPNAG from the coding sequence ATGAATCTATTCTCTGACCTTCGAAAAGAGCTCGCCGGCTGGTTTAATCTGTCTGAGCTGTTGCTGATGCTGATCACCACCCTACCCTGCCTGGCAATGTTCTGGATAAGTGGGGATCATATCTGGTTAAAGTTAGGTCTTGTCAGTATCCCGCTCTATATTGTTCAGGCAAAACTTCGCTGGGGAATATTCCCCTTGCTGGGCCACTGGCTGCTGATCCTGACGGGCTTCACCCTGCTGTATTTTACTCAGGATACCAGCTGGCGGTTTGCCCTGCTGTGCGCTTGCCTTGGGGCCTGTAGCATAGGACTTGGGGTGTTTGGCCAAAAATTACGATCCCTTGGAAGCTGGATCCTGATCCCCTCCCTCTATCTTGCATGCGATCTCTATGATGCAGCACACCCCCAGCTGATGCTAAAAAACTATATGGCGATGCTTCCAAAGCTCCCAGTCACCCTGATAGGCCCAGTGCTGGTGCTGATTTATGAGTACCTGAAATCTATGGGTCAAAAAACAGATTGCTATCCTCTGCTCTGGATGAATAAGGGAGCGTTTGGCAGCGCCGAACACAGCTTAGGCTGGACGGTTGCAGGCATCTTTATTGCCATTTTTGTCACCGCCCTGAGCGTTAAGCTCCTTGGTATAAATCATGGACAGTGGGTGATCTGGTCCTCTGTCAGTGTCAGCACAGGGGAGCTAGAAAGCATGCACCGCAAACTTCGCCATCGTAGTTTGGGTGCCATCATAGGGCTTGCCCTCGGAATCGGCTGGATGTTCTTGATCCCACAACACAGCCAAATCAACGGCCTGGCCGCGATGCTGATCCCCCTGACTCTGGTGATCCGAAGCTATCCTGTTTCCTTTACCAGCCGCTGCATGCTGATCGCCATTGCCGCCGGCACTCTCAGTCAAAGCGAAACTATTGCCACGTTGCGAATGCTAAACGTGATGGCCGGAGGGATCATCGGCGTGCTGTGCGCCTACCTGATGATGCAGCTCTCTCACTATTATCAGGCGTACCGCCCCAATGCCGGATAA
- a CDS encoding SDR family oxidoreductase: MERTVLITGCSSGIGYASAMALREQGYRVIASARKPADIEMLRQQGLTTIELDLTCESSMERAAAQALELGQGRVYGLFNNGAYGQPGALEDLPTSALRRQFETNLFGLHHLTRLLLPSMLEAKEGRIIQNSSVLGLVAMKYRGAYNASKFALEGYTDTLRQELKGSGVCVSLIEPGPIDTAFRKNARAAFLQEICMDESRHQDAYQLTLQRLDKEGPSGRFTLPADACVKPLLHALNSRSPKARYAVTVPTHLMGFFRRVLPTSLLDRLLANSA, encoded by the coding sequence ATGGAACGGACTGTATTGATCACCGGCTGCTCCAGCGGCATAGGGTACGCATCGGCCATGGCTCTGCGGGAGCAGGGATATCGGGTCATCGCCTCGGCACGCAAACCTGCCGACATTGAGATGCTCAGACAGCAGGGGCTGACTACCATAGAACTTGATTTAACCTGTGAGAGCTCAATGGAGCGAGCGGCCGCGCAGGCTCTGGAGCTGGGGCAGGGACGTGTGTATGGCCTGTTTAATAATGGTGCCTATGGTCAACCGGGGGCATTAGAGGATCTTCCAACTTCGGCATTGCGCCGGCAGTTTGAAACCAATCTGTTCGGCCTGCATCATCTTACCCGGTTGCTCCTGCCCTCAATGCTTGAGGCGAAAGAGGGGCGAATCATTCAAAACAGCTCGGTACTGGGGCTGGTTGCGATGAAATACCGGGGGGCTTATAACGCCAGTAAGTTTGCGCTGGAGGGCTATACGGATACACTGCGCCAGGAGCTCAAGGGGAGCGGGGTTTGCGTCAGCCTGATTGAACCCGGGCCCATAGACACGGCGTTTCGGAAAAATGCCCGCGCAGCCTTTTTGCAGGAGATCTGCATGGATGAGAGCCGCCACCAGGATGCCTACCAGCTAACACTGCAAAGACTGGATAAAGAGGGGCCCTCCGGGCGCTTTACTCTGCCTGCAGATGCCTGTGTCAAACCTCTACTGCATGCATTAAACAGCAGGAGCCCTAAAGCCCGCTATGCTGTCACTGTACCAACACACCTAATGGGATTTTTCAGGCGGGTGTTACCCACTTCACTCTTGGATCGCCTGCTGGCGAACTCAGCATAG
- a CDS encoding GNAT family N-acetyltransferase, with translation MSVTIRHIEKGDYKQIHAMFTEPAIYEGTLQLPYPSLQKWQQRLDEQSPNQHTLVAILDDSIVGMLGLQTEQNPRRRHVATFGITVSTKFQGRGIGSKLLAAATELADNWLNTKRIELTVYTDNSAAIALYKKHGFEIEGTSCAFAFRNGSYVDAFHMARVRN, from the coding sequence ATGTCCGTCACAATACGCCACATCGAAAAGGGTGATTATAAGCAGATCCATGCCATGTTTACCGAGCCGGCGATTTATGAAGGAACGCTGCAACTCCCCTACCCCTCACTGCAAAAATGGCAGCAACGCCTGGATGAACAAAGCCCAAACCAACACACCCTGGTTGCAATCCTGGATGATAGCATAGTCGGAATGTTGGGCTTGCAAACCGAGCAAAACCCACGCCGCCGCCATGTGGCAACCTTTGGTATCACTGTGAGTACTAAATTTCAGGGGCGCGGAATCGGCAGCAAACTGTTGGCCGCAGCCACAGAGCTGGCCGACAACTGGCTAAATACCAAACGGATTGAACTGACCGTCTATACCGATAATAGCGCAGCCATTGCACTCTATAAGAAACATGGCTTTGAAATTGAAGGCACTAGCTGTGCCTTTGCCTTCAGAAATGGCAGCTATGTCGATGCCTTTCATATGGCAAGAGTCCGCAACTGA
- a CDS encoding MFS transporter, with product MKTAFSARYFTIFVITSCFVLLQFALQTFPSIAVEPWRHTFEISLTNVTFLSDSFFLFYLICQIPAGALVDRYGAKRVSILTLLLAALLCFAFASQSSVWLAYGIRILQGGVCAGAIVCSFSVAKRYLPAHFFPIAVGITESIGMLGGFLCQSTLSRVVENHSWQLAMLLIGGLFLISSLSLALLYPGSSKITAPATPRVVCSQTSLRALLLNPTIWLYGCIGGMFFSIVLCFASLWCLPFLQQGLNLSYTQASLCSSMLFLGIILGNPLLGHWVSKRGCYHQAFYGCALLCLLLLITILFGKLSYFGLGSALFGIGFLSSAYVLPFPIISNSVPDELHAKAMSMANMIIILVGAALVEPAMNGIAYFSQNYQLILLPQLLAILAIPVTLWIYRYCTGPDTQASGSAAKNPLKG from the coding sequence ATGAAAACCGCTTTTTCTGCCCGTTACTTCACAATCTTTGTTATCACCTCCTGTTTCGTGTTGCTGCAATTTGCCCTGCAAACCTTTCCCAGTATTGCGGTCGAGCCCTGGCGGCACACCTTTGAGATCTCACTGACCAACGTCACCTTCTTATCGGATTCTTTTTTTCTGTTCTACCTGATATGCCAGATCCCGGCGGGTGCCCTGGTGGATCGTTATGGAGCCAAAAGAGTCAGTATACTGACCCTGCTACTGGCCGCCCTGCTCTGTTTTGCGTTTGCCTCTCAGAGCTCGGTATGGCTGGCTTATGGGATCCGGATCCTGCAGGGTGGGGTCTGTGCCGGTGCGATCGTCTGCTCTTTCAGTGTCGCAAAACGCTATCTTCCCGCCCATTTTTTTCCAATCGCGGTTGGGATCACCGAATCGATCGGTATGTTGGGGGGATTTTTGTGCCAGAGCACCCTCTCCCGGGTGGTCGAAAACCACAGCTGGCAGTTGGCGATGCTCCTGATTGGGGGGCTCTTCCTGATCAGTAGCCTGTCACTCGCTCTGCTCTACCCCGGATCATCAAAGATAACAGCCCCTGCCACTCCCCGAGTTGTGTGCAGCCAAACCAGCCTCAGGGCCCTGTTACTCAACCCTACAATCTGGCTCTATGGCTGTATCGGCGGCATGTTTTTCTCGATCGTTTTATGCTTTGCATCCCTTTGGTGCCTGCCGTTTCTCCAGCAGGGACTGAACCTCAGCTACACTCAGGCCAGCCTGTGCAGCTCAATGCTGTTTTTAGGCATTATTCTCGGGAACCCGCTGCTGGGACATTGGGTCAGCAAGCGAGGCTGTTATCACCAAGCCTTCTATGGCTGTGCCCTGCTCTGCCTCCTGCTCTTAATCACCATCCTGTTTGGTAAACTCAGCTATTTTGGTCTTGGGAGTGCACTGTTTGGCATTGGGTTTCTCTCCAGTGCCTATGTGCTGCCTTTTCCCATCATCAGCAATAGTGTCCCCGACGAACTGCACGCCAAGGCGATGAGCATGGCAAACATGATCATCATCCTGGTGGGAGCCGCCCTGGTAGAACCAGCGATGAATGGGATCGCCTACTTTAGTCAAAACTACCAATTGATCCTGCTGCCCCAGCTTCTGGCTATCCTCGCCATTCCTGTTACTCTGTGGATCTACCGTTACTGTACCGGCCCCGATACACAAGCATCAGGGTCTGCGGCAAAAAATCCACTTAAGGGGTAG